One window from the genome of Castellaniella sp. MT123 encodes:
- a CDS encoding response regulator — MTEPHAVIHIVDDDASVRRACRYMLETVGLRCLDWPDGRAFLDGADLYAAGVVLLDMRMPEWDGPAVQTHLRQLGSPLSVIILTGHADVSMATGAFRNGAVDFLEKPVLLDTLMPAIDRALDRSRQADRRRRLRALYQALSARERAVVRGVEAGLTNRDIAADQGVSVRYVEVQRAQAMEKLGVSNMAELIRALAEIGND, encoded by the coding sequence ATGACCGAGCCCCATGCCGTGATTCATATCGTGGACGATGACGCGTCGGTGCGTCGCGCGTGCCGCTACATGCTCGAGACGGTAGGCCTGCGCTGCCTGGACTGGCCGGATGGCCGCGCCTTCCTGGATGGCGCCGACCTGTACGCGGCCGGGGTGGTCCTGCTGGACATGCGCATGCCCGAATGGGATGGGCCGGCCGTGCAGACACACTTGCGACAGCTGGGCAGCCCCTTGTCCGTGATCATCCTGACCGGGCATGCGGACGTGTCCATGGCGACCGGGGCCTTTCGGAATGGCGCGGTGGATTTCCTGGAAAAGCCCGTGCTGCTGGACACCCTGATGCCGGCGATCGATCGCGCCCTGGATCGGTCGAGGCAGGCCGACCGGCGCCGCCGCCTGCGGGCGCTCTACCAGGCGCTCAGCGCGCGGGAGCGGGCCGTCGTGCGCGGGGTCGAGGCGGGCCTGACGAACCGGGACATTGCGGCGGATCAGGGGGTGTCGGTGCGCTATGTCGAGGTGCAGCGGGCTCAGGCGATGGAAAAGCTGGGTGTGTCGAACATGGCGGAACTGATTCGGGCTCTGGCGGAGATCGGGAACGACTGA
- a CDS encoding c-type cytochrome — MSHHRSLRLCLTGLALALGLSAGALAQSTGAVAPQTYAVKDKNGQLLPAYTIPEDSEMLKHPDAEQILYGQRLLNETQRLLPDRVGAAMNCNSCHVVQGKKPLGAPFINTYNSFPQYNPRSERVMTLEERINGCMIRSMNGKKLPQDSREMQAMVAYMKWLAQDVPHGAQVQIQSSRPIDMSIKPDPVRGRTIYGAQCASCHGANGEGRKDARGNIVFPPLWGDESFNIGAGLARTYKAASFIYDNMPMGVHTKGAWGEGRTLSLQDAVDVAEFFTHMPRPDFPMKDKDWPSGKKPKDARY, encoded by the coding sequence ATGAGTCACCATCGCTCCCTGCGCCTGTGCCTGACCGGGCTGGCGCTGGCCCTGGGTCTGAGCGCGGGCGCGCTGGCCCAGTCCACCGGTGCGGTTGCCCCGCAGACTTATGCGGTCAAGGACAAGAACGGCCAGCTGCTGCCCGCCTACACCATCCCGGAAGACAGCGAAATGCTGAAGCATCCCGACGCCGAACAGATCCTCTACGGACAGCGCCTGCTCAACGAAACGCAGCGCCTGCTGCCCGACCGCGTCGGTGCCGCCATGAACTGCAACAGCTGCCATGTGGTACAGGGCAAGAAGCCGCTGGGCGCACCCTTCATCAACACCTACAACAGCTTTCCGCAATACAACCCGCGATCCGAACGCGTCATGACGCTGGAGGAACGGATCAACGGCTGCATGATCCGGTCAATGAACGGCAAGAAGCTGCCGCAGGATTCCCGCGAGATGCAGGCCATGGTGGCCTACATGAAATGGCTGGCCCAGGACGTGCCGCACGGCGCCCAGGTACAAATCCAGAGCAGCCGCCCGATCGATATGAGCATCAAACCCGACCCCGTACGGGGCCGCACCATCTATGGCGCACAGTGCGCATCCTGCCACGGCGCCAACGGCGAAGGCCGCAAGGATGCGCGCGGCAACATCGTGTTCCCGCCACTCTGGGGCGACGAGTCCTTCAACATCGGCGCGGGACTGGCGCGGACTTACAAGGCCGCGTCCTTCATCTACGACAACATGCCCATGGGCGTGCACACGAAAGGCGCCTGGGGCGAGGGCCGCACACTAAGCCTGCAGGACGCGGTGGACGTCGCCGAATTCTTCACCCATATGCCGCGCCCAGATTTTCCGATGAAGGACAAGGACTGGCCATCGGGGAAGAAACCGAAGGATGCACGATATTAG
- a CDS encoding SCP2 sterol-binding domain-containing protein: MQNPSTSTYRVPEPLAQALERLPRYPGSILFVAGLNLMLARHLHPDTLHMLEGRSLRIHVVDAHVRFDYTWRAGAFRAAQHGNAEPDLTIRADAWDFYRLLQRLEDPDTLFFSRRLVIEGDTELGLMVKNTLDSIDMAVFHPKVVLRDALAGLRRRVGALVQSRPQRHSSGVNSGI, encoded by the coding sequence ATGCAGAATCCTTCGACTTCCACCTATCGCGTCCCCGAACCGCTGGCCCAGGCGCTCGAGCGCCTGCCCCGCTATCCGGGCTCCATCCTGTTCGTTGCCGGCCTGAACCTGATGCTGGCACGCCATCTGCATCCCGACACCCTGCACATGCTGGAAGGTCGGTCCCTGCGTATCCACGTCGTCGATGCTCATGTGCGCTTCGATTACACCTGGCGCGCCGGTGCGTTTCGTGCCGCGCAGCATGGCAATGCCGAACCGGACCTGACCATCCGGGCCGACGCCTGGGATTTCTACCGCCTGCTGCAGCGTCTGGAAGATCCGGACACGCTCTTCTTCAGCCGCCGTCTGGTCATCGAAGGCGATACCGAACTGGGGCTGATGGTGAAGAACACCCTGGATTCCATCGATATGGCGGTCTTTCATCCCAAGGTCGTCCTGCGCGATGCGCTGGCGGGGTTGCGCCGGCGGGTGGGGGCGTTGGTCCAGTCCCGCCCTCAACGGCATTCCTCAGGCGTCAATTCAGGCATCTGA
- the glyA gene encoding serine hydroxymethyltransferase encodes MFSDNQRIQGFDDTLWAAIEAEHQRQEQHIELIASENYTSPRVMQAQGTKLTNKYAEGYPGKRYYGGCEYVDVVEQLAIDRTCELFGADWANVQPHSGSQANAAVYLALLQPGDTLLGMSLAHGGHLTHGAKVSSSGRLYNAVQYGLDENDRIDYDEVERLALEHKPKMIVAGFSAYSQILDFPRFRQIADRVGALFMVDMAHFAGLVAAGLYPSPVPHADIVTTTTHKTLRGPRGGLIMGRANPDIQKKIQSAVFPGAQGGPLMHVIAAKAVALKEAMQPEFREYQQRVLDNAKAMAEVFVARGLRIVSGGTHDHLFLVDLSAKGITGKAADAALGAAHITVNKNAVPNDPQPPFVTSGIRVGSPAITTRGFRIEQARELAGWMCDILDDLDNQKTIARVRDQVIELCQRFPVYRTSVETVAA; translated from the coding sequence ATGTTTTCAGACAATCAACGGATCCAGGGCTTTGACGATACGCTGTGGGCGGCCATCGAAGCCGAACACCAGCGCCAGGAACAGCACATCGAACTGATCGCCTCGGAAAACTACACCAGCCCCCGGGTCATGCAGGCCCAGGGAACCAAACTGACCAATAAATACGCCGAGGGCTACCCGGGCAAACGCTACTACGGCGGCTGCGAATATGTCGACGTGGTCGAGCAGTTGGCCATCGACCGCACCTGCGAACTGTTCGGTGCCGATTGGGCCAATGTGCAGCCCCATTCGGGCTCCCAGGCCAACGCGGCGGTCTATCTGGCCTTGCTGCAACCCGGCGACACGCTGCTGGGCATGAGCCTGGCTCACGGCGGACACCTGACCCACGGCGCCAAGGTCAGCTCCTCGGGCCGCTTGTACAACGCCGTGCAGTACGGCCTGGACGAAAACGACCGGATCGATTACGACGAGGTCGAGCGCCTGGCCCTGGAGCACAAGCCGAAGATGATCGTGGCGGGGTTTTCCGCCTATTCGCAGATCCTCGATTTCCCGCGTTTTCGCCAGATCGCCGATCGGGTGGGCGCCCTGTTCATGGTGGACATGGCGCATTTCGCGGGCTTGGTCGCCGCAGGCCTGTACCCCAGTCCGGTCCCCCACGCCGACATTGTCACGACCACGACACACAAGACCTTGCGCGGTCCCCGGGGCGGTCTCATCATGGGCCGGGCCAACCCCGACATCCAGAAGAAAATCCAGTCGGCCGTGTTCCCCGGCGCGCAGGGCGGCCCGCTGATGCACGTCATCGCAGCCAAGGCAGTCGCCCTGAAAGAAGCCATGCAGCCGGAATTCCGCGAATACCAGCAGCGGGTGCTGGACAATGCCAAAGCAATGGCCGAGGTCTTCGTCGCCCGGGGCCTGCGCATCGTCTCGGGAGGCACCCACGATCACTTGTTCCTGGTGGACCTGTCGGCCAAGGGCATCACCGGCAAGGCCGCGGATGCGGCTTTAGGCGCCGCCCACATCACGGTCAACAAGAACGCGGTACCCAATGATCCACAGCCGCCGTTCGTCACCAGCGGCATCCGGGTCGGCTCGCCGGCGATCACGACCCGCGGTTTCCGGATCGAACAGGCACGCGAGCTGGCTGGCTGGATGTGCGACATCCTGGACGACCTGGACAATCAGAAAACCATTGCCCGGGTTCGCGACCAGGTGATCGAACTGTGCCAGCGATTCCCGGTGTATCGCACCAGCGTCGAGACTGTCGCGGCATGA
- a CDS encoding peptidase U32 family protein: MSSTPSIRPGVVPHHGLSSFELVCPAGSLPALKSAVDEGADCVYLGFRDATNARNFAGLNFDATAIAQGIRYAHDRGRKVFLALNTYPQPDAWRLWQESVDRAADSGVDAVIMADPGLMAYAHARYPDLRLHLSVQGSATNYEAIHFYHERFGIARVVLPRVLSVAQVQQVCENAPVEIEVFGFGSLCVMVEGRCALSSYATGESPNTHGVCSPAKHVRWQQTDAGLESRLNGVLIDRYDQGENAGYPTLCKGRFDVAGENYYALEEPTSLNTLELLPKLMAMGVRAIKIEGRQRSPAYVAQVTRVWRQAIDQARSNSARYSVHPSWMAELNKVAEGQQHTLGAYHRPWK, from the coding sequence ATGTCTTCGACTCCTTCCATCCGTCCCGGCGTTGTGCCCCATCACGGCCTGTCCAGCTTCGAACTCGTTTGTCCGGCCGGCAGCCTGCCTGCCCTGAAGTCCGCCGTCGACGAGGGCGCCGATTGCGTCTATCTGGGTTTCCGGGACGCCACCAACGCGCGCAATTTCGCCGGCCTGAACTTCGACGCCACCGCCATCGCCCAGGGCATCCGTTATGCGCATGACCGTGGCCGCAAGGTCTTCCTGGCGCTGAACACCTATCCGCAGCCCGATGCCTGGCGCCTGTGGCAGGAATCCGTGGACCGCGCCGCCGATTCTGGTGTCGATGCGGTCATCATGGCTGATCCGGGGCTCATGGCCTATGCCCACGCCCGATATCCCGATCTGCGTCTGCACCTGTCCGTCCAGGGGTCGGCCACCAACTACGAGGCCATCCACTTCTATCACGAACGTTTCGGGATCGCGCGGGTTGTGTTGCCACGTGTGCTGTCCGTGGCCCAGGTGCAGCAGGTCTGCGAAAACGCGCCCGTCGAGATCGAGGTCTTCGGTTTTGGCAGTTTGTGCGTCATGGTCGAAGGCCGTTGCGCGCTGTCGTCCTACGCCACCGGCGAATCGCCCAACACTCATGGGGTCTGTTCACCGGCGAAACACGTGCGCTGGCAGCAGACCGACGCCGGCCTGGAATCACGCCTGAACGGCGTACTGATCGATCGTTATGATCAGGGTGAAAACGCCGGCTACCCCACGCTGTGCAAGGGCCGCTTCGACGTGGCAGGCGAAAACTACTACGCCCTGGAAGAACCCACCAGCCTCAATACGCTGGAACTGCTGCCGAAACTCATGGCCATGGGTGTGCGCGCCATCAAGATCGAAGGCCGCCAGCGCAGCCCTGCCTATGTCGCCCAGGTCACCCGGGTCTGGCGCCAGGCCATCGACCAGGCGCGCTCCAACTCCGCGCGTTATTCCGTGCATCCGTCCTGGATGGCCGAACTGAACAAGGTCGCCGAGGGTCAGCAGCACACGCTGGGGGCCTATCACCGCCCCTGGAAATAA
- a CDS encoding MFS transporter, producing the protein MTPNPAATTDEPHSVRTQALLCLALFAAAYTAQTVSPVMLFYTIDLRLSTTDLTLFFTVYAAGLMLAFLIGGPRSDRHGRKAVVLPSAGLLLLAVLALMGATVGGKPMILAARFIQGVASGAIFTVGTVWLREMAGTRNATRASMLASGVMAFGFAIGPFVSGVLVQWLPWPRLLSFMIALAMVGGAILILRALPETLTEGRASRVQIGLPPGTATGFFCYLIPCGLLVYTFTMLSLIAFPIQLGKAGFAQIYFILGLSALIVQGFAALATLWAMRLGPTQAGWIAGLCGAIGCALGYLSVQPGGWLWVLPASAAIGLANGLSMASGVAVSDRLAPAGQRGALISMFYVVVYLGYSSPTLLSLIWGKQTMERGDTLIVLGAFALAMTVVITTVGRRAIRSHPANAPANHATAAATSSDA; encoded by the coding sequence ATGACCCCCAACCCGGCCGCCACCACGGACGAGCCCCACAGCGTCCGCACGCAGGCGCTCTTGTGCCTGGCTCTGTTCGCGGCGGCCTACACGGCGCAGACGGTCTCTCCGGTGATGCTGTTCTACACCATCGATCTGCGCCTGTCCACGACAGATCTGACCCTGTTCTTCACGGTCTATGCCGCGGGTCTGATGCTCGCCTTCCTGATCGGAGGCCCCCGATCGGATCGTCACGGCCGCAAGGCCGTCGTCCTGCCCTCGGCGGGCCTGCTCCTGCTGGCCGTGCTGGCCTTGATGGGCGCGACAGTCGGGGGCAAGCCGATGATCCTGGCCGCGCGATTCATCCAGGGCGTTGCCAGCGGCGCCATCTTCACCGTCGGTACCGTGTGGCTGCGCGAAATGGCGGGTACCCGCAACGCCACGCGTGCCTCGATGCTGGCCAGTGGCGTCATGGCGTTCGGCTTCGCCATCGGGCCGTTCGTCTCGGGCGTGCTGGTCCAATGGCTGCCCTGGCCGCGGCTGTTGTCGTTCATGATCGCGCTGGCCATGGTGGGGGGCGCCATCCTCATCCTTCGAGCCTTGCCGGAAACCCTGACCGAGGGCCGGGCTTCCCGAGTGCAAATCGGCCTGCCGCCGGGAACCGCCACGGGGTTCTTCTGCTACCTGATCCCCTGTGGACTGCTGGTCTACACCTTCACGATGCTGTCGCTGATCGCTTTTCCCATCCAGTTGGGCAAGGCGGGATTCGCACAGATCTATTTCATCCTGGGGCTCAGCGCCTTGATCGTGCAGGGGTTTGCCGCATTGGCCACACTCTGGGCGATGCGGCTGGGGCCGACTCAAGCCGGCTGGATAGCGGGCCTGTGCGGCGCGATTGGCTGCGCCCTGGGTTATCTGTCGGTTCAACCTGGCGGCTGGCTCTGGGTCCTTCCGGCCTCGGCCGCCATCGGCCTGGCCAACGGCCTGTCCATGGCTTCGGGGGTGGCGGTGTCGGACCGCCTGGCACCCGCCGGTCAGCGGGGAGCCTTGATTTCGATGTTCTATGTCGTCGTCTACCTGGGCTATTCCAGCCCGACGCTGTTGTCGCTGATCTGGGGCAAACAGACGATGGAACGCGGCGACACCCTGATCGTCCTGGGTGCCTTTGCCCTGGCCATGACCGTCGTCATCACCACGGTCGGCCGGCGGGCCATCCGCAGCCACCCGGCCAACGCGCCCGCGAACCATGCGACGGCTGCGGCGACCTCGTCAGATGCCTGA
- a CDS encoding cytochrome c, whose protein sequence is MSKRRITPLRALLMAAGLTAGLVIAATWGLAWQRRPEPPAHTDLALDDPALIRQGEYIARTADCIACHTAPGGKPYAGGLAMQTPAGAIYSTNITPDPDTGIGAYDYEAFRNAVKHGIRRDGAALYPAMPYPSYAIMPEADLRALYAYFMKAVAPQRQANAKSTIPWPLNMRWPLIWWQALFAPTRTFQPAPELDANLNRGKYLVEGPGHCGACHTPRGIGFQETALNLQDGDTFLSGALIDGWRAKSLRGEAQGLHSWSQAEIIEFLASGRTNRVAAFGAMADVVSHSTRHMTAEDLGSMAAYLKQLPPAPGKLAAFAPKRDTLTESLLDGTERVRGALLYREHCMSCHRPDGQGVPRIFPALDGNSAIFAHNPQSTIQVTLEGGRMPLDPRADKMAFAMPGFSHLSDQDISEVLSFVRSGWTNQAPAVTPEQVREIRAFLATKAPHIQTGEHQ, encoded by the coding sequence ATGTCCAAAAGACGCATCACACCCCTGCGCGCTCTGCTCATGGCCGCCGGATTGACCGCCGGACTGGTCATCGCGGCCACCTGGGGACTGGCGTGGCAGCGCCGCCCCGAACCGCCCGCCCACACGGACCTGGCGCTCGACGATCCCGCTCTGATCCGGCAAGGCGAGTATATTGCCAGAACCGCGGACTGCATCGCCTGCCACACGGCACCCGGCGGCAAGCCGTACGCCGGCGGCCTGGCCATGCAAACGCCGGCCGGCGCGATCTACTCGACCAACATCACGCCCGATCCCGACACCGGGATCGGCGCCTACGACTACGAGGCGTTCCGCAACGCGGTCAAGCATGGCATCCGCCGGGACGGGGCGGCGCTCTACCCCGCCATGCCCTATCCGTCCTACGCCATCATGCCGGAGGCGGATCTGCGCGCCCTGTACGCCTACTTCATGAAGGCCGTGGCGCCACAGCGCCAGGCCAATGCGAAATCCACGATTCCCTGGCCACTGAACATGCGCTGGCCGCTGATCTGGTGGCAGGCGCTGTTCGCGCCCACCCGTACCTTTCAGCCCGCTCCCGAGCTGGACGCCAACCTGAACCGCGGCAAATACCTCGTCGAAGGCCCGGGACACTGCGGCGCCTGTCATACGCCGCGCGGCATCGGCTTCCAGGAAACGGCACTGAACCTGCAGGACGGCGACACATTCCTGTCCGGCGCCCTGATCGATGGCTGGCGCGCCAAAAGCTTGCGCGGCGAGGCGCAAGGCCTGCATTCCTGGAGCCAGGCGGAAATCATCGAGTTTCTCGCCTCGGGACGCACCAACCGGGTAGCCGCCTTCGGCGCCATGGCCGACGTGGTCAGCCACAGCACACGACACATGACGGCCGAGGACCTGGGCAGCATGGCCGCCTATCTGAAGCAATTGCCGCCCGCCCCCGGCAAACTGGCGGCTTTTGCGCCCAAGCGGGACACGTTGACCGAGTCGCTGCTGGACGGGACAGAGCGCGTCCGGGGCGCCCTGCTCTATCGGGAGCACTGCATGAGCTGCCACCGGCCTGATGGCCAGGGCGTGCCGCGCATCTTCCCGGCGCTGGATGGCAATTCCGCGATCTTCGCCCACAATCCCCAGTCCACCATCCAGGTGACACTGGAAGGCGGTCGCATGCCGCTCGATCCCCGCGCCGACAAAATGGCGTTCGCCATGCCCGGCTTCAGCCACCTGTCCGATCAGGACATCAGCGAGGTGCTGAGCTTCGTGCGCAGCGGCTGGACCAATCAGGCGCCCGCCGTTACGCCTGAACAGGTGCGCGAGATCCGCGCATTCCTGGCCACGAAGGCGCCCCACATCCAGACAGGAGAACATCAATGA
- a CDS encoding Crp/Fnr family transcriptional regulator — MHLASDEGSRHLRIRDLLGQVPLFNELPAADLDPIAKGTTEVIAMRGEIIFRRGEPCLGFHVVVYGQVKLVFISASGVERVVRLIGPGDGFGEALMFMGENYIVTAEALRDTLLLHVGRDALFAQIDRHPGVARKMLAGLSRRLYSLMGDVEAYTLHTGAQRLISFLFRQWRGEEDTPFRIEISKSVIASRLNLTPEHFSRILRELSERGLIRVRGREFTVLNAEGLRSYRG, encoded by the coding sequence GTGCATCTGGCCAGCGACGAAGGGTCGCGTCATCTGCGGATCCGCGATCTGCTGGGGCAGGTGCCGTTGTTCAACGAATTGCCGGCTGCCGACCTGGATCCGATCGCCAAGGGCACGACCGAGGTCATTGCCATGCGCGGCGAGATCATCTTCCGCCGGGGCGAACCCTGCCTGGGCTTTCACGTCGTGGTGTATGGCCAGGTGAAGCTCGTGTTCATTTCGGCATCCGGGGTCGAGCGGGTGGTGCGCCTGATCGGACCGGGCGATGGGTTCGGCGAGGCTCTGATGTTCATGGGAGAGAACTACATTGTCACCGCCGAAGCGCTACGCGATACCTTGTTGTTGCATGTCGGGCGTGACGCGCTGTTCGCGCAGATCGACCGCCATCCAGGGGTGGCCCGCAAGATGCTGGCGGGCCTGAGCCGGCGGCTCTACAGCCTGATGGGCGACGTGGAGGCCTACACCCTGCACACCGGCGCTCAGCGGCTGATTTCTTTCCTGTTTCGCCAATGGCGCGGCGAGGAGGACACGCCTTTCCGCATCGAGATCAGCAAATCGGTGATCGCGTCCCGGCTGAATCTCACACCCGAGCACTTTTCCCGGATCCTGCGTGAACTGAGCGAGCGTGGCCTGATCCGGGTGCGCGGACGCGAATTCACCGTCCTGAACGCCGAAGGCCTCAGGTCGTACAGGGGGTGA
- a CDS encoding U32 family peptidase: MKLALGPLQYYWPRVTTLEFYAAVRDWPVDIVYLGETVCSRRHELRLPDWIEVADMLAQAGKTPILSTQVLLESGNDLNTLRKITENGRYGIEANDMGAVHLVRGQQAAGAAWGLDFIAGPFLNIYSKPTLDVIVAQGATRWVMPLEMGRAGLTQLQQDRPAGLQTEVFAYGRMPLAFSARCFTARNRNFPKDNCQYVCMDHPDGLLLETKESQAFLTINGIQTQSALVHTLIHELDELRDLGVDVLRLSPQSQHMDQVVAAFRAVLDGQESAEDAHERLVPLMPAGPCNGYWHGRPGLDMVLPQGAVAQASVPGIRARVG; this comes from the coding sequence ATGAAACTAGCTTTGGGCCCACTGCAGTACTACTGGCCGCGCGTGACGACGCTGGAATTCTACGCGGCGGTCCGCGACTGGCCGGTGGACATCGTCTATCTGGGCGAAACCGTCTGTTCTCGGCGTCACGAACTGCGCTTGCCCGACTGGATCGAGGTCGCCGACATGCTGGCCCAGGCCGGCAAGACTCCGATCCTGTCCACCCAGGTGCTGCTGGAATCGGGCAATGACCTGAACACCCTGCGCAAGATCACGGAAAACGGCCGCTACGGCATCGAAGCCAACGACATGGGGGCTGTGCATCTCGTGAGGGGGCAGCAAGCCGCAGGCGCAGCGTGGGGGCTCGATTTCATTGCGGGTCCGTTTCTGAACATCTATAGCAAACCCACGTTGGACGTGATCGTCGCGCAGGGGGCCACCCGCTGGGTCATGCCCCTGGAAATGGGCCGGGCTGGCCTGACGCAGCTGCAGCAGGACCGGCCCGCCGGTCTGCAGACGGAAGTCTTCGCCTATGGCCGCATGCCGCTGGCGTTTTCCGCCCGGTGTTTTACGGCGCGTAACCGCAACTTCCCCAAGGACAACTGCCAGTACGTCTGCATGGATCATCCCGATGGTCTGCTGCTGGAAACCAAAGAATCTCAGGCTTTCCTGACGATCAACGGCATCCAGACCCAGTCGGCGCTGGTCCATACCCTGATCCACGAGCTGGACGAACTGCGGGACCTGGGCGTCGACGTGCTGCGCCTCAGTCCACAATCGCAGCACATGGATCAGGTCGTCGCGGCGTTTCGCGCGGTGCTCGATGGACAGGAATCCGCTGAGGATGCCCATGAGCGCCTGGTACCCCTGATGCCGGCTGGTCCCTGCAACGGCTACTGGCATGGCCGCCCGGGTCTGGACATGGTGTTGCCGCAGGGTGCGGTGGCCCAGGCATCCGTGCCGGGCATCCGGGCTCGCGTGGGCTGA
- a CDS encoding DUF2249 domain-containing protein, producing MSHPDITLDVRGLPPPEPLEHCLEALADLLPGQRLCMLIDREPYPLYAMLDRDGFQHECTFEETYFQVTIWID from the coding sequence ATGAGCCATCCCGACATCACCCTGGACGTGCGCGGCCTGCCGCCGCCGGAACCGCTGGAACACTGCCTGGAGGCGCTGGCCGATCTGTTACCTGGCCAGCGGTTATGCATGTTGATCGACCGTGAACCGTATCCGCTGTACGCCATGCTGGACCGCGACGGGTTCCAGCACGAATGCACCTTCGAGGAAACCTATTTCCAGGTCACCATCTGGATCGACTGA
- a CDS encoding PhnD/SsuA/transferrin family substrate-binding protein has translation MEQIVRVMGRLSRVVLLAGLVLLTAGARAAGEGEAASLHAWRIGILAPRGPEKALRAWSSWRDWLEQRLPGEHFDLLPIVPDQALRPGTLEGLDFLLANPVQFRALDPRRPVRWLATLKPSGGGDLQFLEQIGSAIWVREDGPLSLADLKGRRVGAVHPEALGGYLLGVELLDREGLAPQRDYVPVFSGFPADRPLLQLAAGQVDAAIVPVCLYEELSASGRLKGMRLRLLEPAWGASDTFPGPAAPAEAAPCASSTRLLPGWSLAALDTVPDGLAAALGGVLLGDSPPAGLPRWSLPVSAADVERRLHRIGYVSDADVWGQLRRLLWHYWPWLVSVLGLGLLLLGNSLWLARVARRQRQRLHLAHEQLHQYEQALAQADRIALLGEMAAGIAHEVKQPLAAILQYVEAAAYRLRAEDRDHPLLPVLGHIRDDVLRCDRVIHNLRGWAKPERPEPVSERQALGALVEQVVGMVRLQADRQGVRIEADIPQALVAGDVPRAFEQVLANVLINAVQAGARCISVRAAAEEGVLRIEVADDGPGFDAEHVRFPFVPFRTTRPDGLGLGLLIAQRIMLSLKGRIQIGNRADGVTGALVLLELPSIPPDSLP, from the coding sequence ATGGAGCAAATCGTGCGTGTGATGGGGCGGCTGTCGCGTGTCGTGCTGCTGGCCGGGCTGGTCCTGCTGACGGCTGGCGCCCGGGCGGCCGGGGAAGGGGAGGCGGCGTCCCTGCATGCCTGGCGGATCGGGATCCTGGCGCCGCGCGGTCCGGAAAAGGCGCTGCGGGCCTGGAGCTCCTGGCGGGATTGGTTGGAACAGCGCCTGCCCGGCGAGCATTTCGATCTGCTCCCGATCGTGCCTGATCAGGCCTTGCGGCCGGGGACCCTGGAGGGTCTGGATTTCCTGCTGGCCAATCCGGTCCAGTTCCGCGCGCTGGATCCCCGCCGGCCAGTGCGCTGGCTGGCGACGCTCAAACCTTCGGGCGGCGGCGACCTCCAATTTCTGGAGCAAATCGGTTCGGCCATCTGGGTGCGTGAGGATGGTCCGTTGTCGCTAGCGGATCTGAAGGGGCGGCGGGTGGGCGCCGTGCACCCGGAGGCGCTGGGCGGATATCTGCTGGGGGTGGAACTGCTCGATCGCGAGGGTCTTGCGCCGCAACGGGACTACGTTCCTGTCTTTTCCGGGTTTCCCGCCGACCGGCCGCTGCTGCAGCTGGCCGCGGGCCAGGTGGACGCCGCCATCGTGCCGGTGTGTCTGTACGAGGAACTGTCGGCCTCCGGTCGCCTGAAGGGCATGCGCCTGCGCCTCCTGGAACCAGCCTGGGGTGCTTCGGACACATTTCCCGGTCCGGCCGCTCCCGCGGAGGCGGCTCCCTGCGCATCCAGCACGCGTCTGTTGCCTGGCTGGTCGCTGGCCGCTCTGGATACGGTCCCGGATGGTCTGGCGGCGGCCCTGGGTGGCGTCCTGCTGGGTGACTCGCCGCCCGCCGGCCTGCCCCGATGGTCTTTGCCGGTATCGGCCGCCGACGTGGAGCGACGCCTGCACCGGATTGGGTATGTGTCCGATGCCGATGTCTGGGGCCAGCTGCGACGTCTGCTGTGGCACTACTGGCCCTGGCTGGTTTCGGTGCTGGGCCTCGGACTGTTGTTGCTGGGCAATAGCCTGTGGCTGGCGCGCGTGGCGCGGCGCCAGCGCCAGCGTCTGCATCTGGCGCATGAGCAACTGCACCAGTATGAGCAGGCGCTGGCCCAGGCGGACCGGATCGCCTTGTTGGGCGAGATGGCGGCGGGCATCGCCCACGAGGTCAAGCAGCCGCTGGCCGCCATTCTGCAATACGTCGAGGCGGCCGCTTATCGGCTGCGGGCCGAGGACCGGGACCATCCCCTGCTTCCCGTGCTGGGACATATCCGGGACGATGTCCTGCGCTGCGATCGGGTCATCCACAACCTGCGCGGATGGGCCAAGCCGGAACGGCCGGAGCCCGTGTCGGAAAGACAAGCGCTGGGCGCCCTGGTGGAACAGGTGGTCGGCATGGTACGGTTGCAGGCGGACCGCCAGGGGGTGCGTATCGAGGCGGACATCCCCCAGGCCCTTGTGGCCGGCGACGTTCCCCGGGCATTCGAGCAAGTGCTGGCCAATGTCCTGATCAATGCCGTGCAGGCCGGTGCGCGGTGCATCTCTGTGCGGGCTGCGGCCGAGGAAGGCGTTCTGCGAATCGAGGTCGCCGACGACGGGCCGGGCTTCGATGCCGAGCATGTGCGGTTTCCCTTCGTGCCGTTTCGCACGACGCGGCCCGATGGGCTCGGCCTGGGGCTGCTGATCGCGCAGCGTATCATGCTCTCCCTGAAAGGGCGGATCCAGATCGGCAATCGTGCCGACGGCGTGACCGGCGCCCTGGTGCTGCTGGAGCTGCCGTCCATCCCCCCGGATTCCCTGCCATGA